A window of Planctomycetota bacterium contains these coding sequences:
- a CDS encoding CPBP family intramembrane metalloprotease — protein sequence MASYIIHSMIAAAKSFAFATPRDWRISSPFMSGTLPPIEPDGTAAPIDDVLRLTPTVESELEPVDASRSWHVVVVTVTAVAIGYLLTKASMAHWAPPIVQHVVYAPSGTKPLAIYYDYKTHGLGLLAPAALPMQFTMFVAAILAAWRLPRPRQLTSALGFVPGRLSAATWPLWIMGTLFVSLLMVIARMSMGSEDPVERLLGLSLQESAGMEVVGIFLIASLIPGMCEELLFRGLATRWLACRMSAPAAIALSAILFACAHLNPSKIPFVIPIGLWLGYTTLATQSIYPSMIGHFCNNAIALYIVSFTQQNLQIARSPKVIAVMLAVYSIGFVGSIYVHRRALHVQSMARLNSITRGAPGMVESAGVSGTPSSMEKTS from the coding sequence ATGGCCTCGTACATTATCCACTCGATGATCGCCGCAGCCAAGTCCTTCGCATTTGCGACCCCGCGCGATTGGCGGATATCATCGCCGTTCATGTCCGGGACGCTCCCCCCCATCGAACCCGACGGCACAGCCGCGCCCATTGATGATGTTCTCCGGTTGACGCCGACGGTGGAGTCGGAGTTGGAGCCGGTCGATGCTTCGCGAAGCTGGCATGTGGTGGTCGTCACGGTCACAGCGGTCGCAATCGGTTATTTATTGACGAAGGCTTCGATGGCGCACTGGGCGCCGCCGATCGTGCAGCATGTGGTGTATGCGCCATCCGGCACCAAACCGTTGGCAATCTATTACGATTACAAGACGCACGGCTTAGGCCTGCTGGCCCCAGCCGCGCTGCCAATGCAGTTCACGATGTTCGTGGCGGCGATACTTGCGGCGTGGCGATTGCCGCGCCCGCGTCAACTCACATCCGCATTGGGATTCGTGCCCGGCCGGCTCTCGGCGGCGACCTGGCCGCTTTGGATCATGGGCACGTTATTCGTATCGCTACTGATGGTCATCGCGCGCATGAGCATGGGTAGCGAAGACCCGGTCGAACGTCTGCTCGGCTTGTCACTTCAGGAATCGGCTGGGATGGAAGTAGTGGGCATATTCTTGATCGCGTCGCTGATACCCGGAATGTGCGAGGAGTTGCTCTTCAGAGGTCTGGCGACACGATGGCTCGCCTGCAGAATGTCCGCGCCTGCTGCGATCGCCCTCTCAGCAATACTCTTCGCCTGCGCACATTTGAATCCATCAAAGATTCCATTCGTAATACCGATCGGGCTCTGGCTCGGATATACAACACTCGCAACGCAATCCATCTACCCATCAATGATCGGCCACTTCTGCAACAATGCCATCGCCTTGTACATCGTCTCGTTCACCCAGCAAAACCTTCAGATCGCCCGATCACCCAAAGTCATCGCCGTCATGCTCGCCGTCTACAGCATTGGTTTTGTCGGCAGCATCTACGTTCACCGCCGTGCGCTACATGTTCAATCCATGGCGCGTTTGAACTCGATCACCCGCGGCGCGCCGGGCATGGTAGAATCCGCGGGCGTGTCGGGAACGCCTTCATCCATGGAGAAGACCTCATGA